The following coding sequences are from one Treponema bryantii window:
- a CDS encoding GntR family transcriptional regulator, protein MKILQNSSEPIYKQIANQYRDQILSGKLKPESYLPSIRELAQNLKISVITTMKAYEILAEEGLVTAVQGKGYFVNPQNLELVREQHLRLIETELQNAINSAKVAGLTGDELKQMLEALLQAN, encoded by the coding sequence GTGAAGATATTACAGAATTCAAGTGAACCGATTTATAAGCAGATTGCAAATCAATATCGGGATCAGATTCTTTCAGGAAAATTAAAGCCTGAATCATATTTACCTTCAATACGTGAGCTTGCTCAGAATTTGAAAATCAGCGTCATTACAACGATGAAGGCTTATGAGATTCTGGCAGAGGAAGGGCTTGTCACGGCTGTGCAGGGGAAAGGGTATTTTGTGAATCCACAGAATCTGGAACTTGTCCGTGAACAGCATTTAAGATTGATTGAAACTGAATTACAGAACGCAATTAATTCAGCAAAGGTTGCAGGCCTTACCGGCGATGAACTTAAGCAGATGCTCGAGGCTCTTTTACAGGCAAATTAA
- a CDS encoding ABC transporter ATP-binding protein has translation MERNGMTIPATIKLNGYEKHFDGFNLGPLEFEIPAGFTTALIGENGAGKTTLLDALGGITSGRGKITWLEKYTDLDQNDGEPRNEIGWCAANRFFPMTWSLKNIRKSLPLAFDNFDMEKFDALLKEFGIEEKDSKHPKKISAWSDGNRARLAIASILARDTKLLILDEPDSALDPVIRDVLNSKFRQYINQGNGETSILFSTHNIADMENIVDYVVFLARGQVLATGFVEDLREQYRYVHGPKEALGTSHGTEAFDFYYFDDDKVEGLCSIENADKFDEGLAVEVPTLQQLSVLILRSGE, from the coding sequence ATGGAAAGAAACGGAATGACAATACCGGCTACAATAAAACTCAATGGTTATGAAAAACATTTTGATGGTTTTAATCTTGGTCCATTGGAGTTTGAGATTCCTGCGGGCTTTACAACAGCGCTCATTGGAGAAAACGGCGCCGGTAAAACAACTCTGCTTGATGCTCTTGGCGGTATTACAAGTGGCCGCGGAAAAATCACCTGGCTTGAGAAATATACAGACCTCGACCAGAACGATGGCGAGCCTCGTAATGAAATTGGCTGGTGTGCGGCTAACAGATTTTTTCCTATGACCTGGAGTCTTAAAAATATCAGAAAATCTCTTCCGCTTGCTTTTGATAATTTTGATATGGAGAAGTTTGATGCGCTTTTGAAGGAATTTGGAATCGAAGAAAAAGATTCAAAACATCCGAAAAAAATAAGTGCCTGGTCAGATGGAAATCGCGCTCGTCTTGCCATTGCTTCAATTCTTGCCCGCGATACAAAACTTTTGATTTTAGATGAGCCTGATTCTGCGCTGGATCCTGTAATCCGCGATGTGCTCAATTCAAAATTCCGCCAGTACATAAATCAGGGGAACGGAGAAACGAGCATTCTCTTTTCAACTCACAATATTGCCGACATGGAAAACATTGTTGATTATGTTGTTTTTCTTGCGCGTGGCCAGGTCCTTGCAACTGGCTTTGTGGAAGATTTACGAGAACAGTACCGCTATGTGCATGGACCGAAAGAGGCTCTGGGGACATCGCATGGAACAGAGGCTTTTGATTTTTATTATTTTGATGATGATAAAGTTGAAGGGCTTTGTTCGATAGAAAATGCTGACAAGTTTGATGAAGGCCTTGCAGTTGAAGTTCCAACGTTACAGCAGCTTTCGGTTCTGATTTTGCGAAGCGGGGAATAG
- a CDS encoding aldo/keto reductase, which produces MKTITLGTTGITTPQNAFGALPVQRVNMETAVEILHRAYDGGLTFFDTARAYSDSEEKMGQAFGRDNGKYDREKIFIATKSAAETPEKLKADLETSLHNLKTDYIDIYQLHCVKQCYKPGDGTGLYEVLQEAKAKGKIRHIGITAHKIGIAEEIAESGLYETLQFPFSYLATDRDISLVEKCKKNNVGFIAMKGLSGGLLTNAKACMAFMLQYDVLPIWGIQRMSELEQWLDFFREEPELTPELDALIKKDRDELLGEFCRGCGYCSPCSVGITINQCARMSQMIRRAPSEAWLTPHWQEEMMKIEKCVDCGACLKRCPYELNIPTLLRKNLVDYKDILSGKTKV; this is translated from the coding sequence ATGAAAACAATCACTCTTGGAACTACAGGTATTACTACTCCTCAGAATGCATTTGGAGCGCTTCCTGTACAGCGTGTTAATATGGAAACTGCCGTTGAGATTTTGCACAGAGCTTATGACGGCGGCTTGACTTTTTTTGATACAGCTCGCGCTTATTCTGATAGTGAAGAAAAAATGGGACAGGCTTTCGGCCGGGACAACGGAAAATACGACCGCGAAAAGATTTTCATCGCAACAAAGTCTGCTGCAGAAACTCCTGAAAAACTCAAGGCAGACCTTGAGACATCACTCCATAACCTGAAAACAGATTATATTGATATTTACCAGCTGCATTGCGTAAAACAATGCTATAAGCCTGGCGACGGAACTGGACTTTATGAAGTTCTTCAGGAAGCAAAGGCTAAGGGCAAAATCCGTCATATAGGAATTACAGCGCACAAAATCGGTATTGCAGAAGAGATTGCAGAAAGCGGACTTTATGAGACACTTCAGTTCCCATTCTCATATCTTGCAACAGATCGAGACATCTCTCTCGTAGAAAAATGTAAAAAGAACAACGTAGGCTTTATTGCCATGAAAGGTCTTTCCGGCGGACTCCTCACTAACGCAAAAGCCTGCATGGCATTCATGCTTCAATATGATGTTCTTCCAATCTGGGGAATCCAGAGAATGAGTGAACTCGAACAGTGGCTGGACTTTTTCCGCGAAGAGCCGGAACTCACTCCGGAACTCGATGCTCTCATCAAAAAAGACCGCGACGAACTGCTCGGAGAATTCTGCCGTGGCTGCGGCTATTGCTCGCCATGCTCAGTCGGCATCACAATCAATCAGTGTGCCCGCATGAGCCAGATGATCCGCCGTGCACCTTCAGAAGCCTGGCTCACTCCACACTGGCAGGAAGAAATGATGAAAATCGAAAAGTGTGTTGACTGCGGTGCGTGCCTCAAGCGCTGTCCTTATGAACTCAATATTCCGACTCTTTTGCGAAAGAACCTTGTAGATTACAAGGATATCCTCAGCGGAAAAACTAAGGTATAA
- a CDS encoding GNAT family N-acetyltransferase produces MIIKQLSDIDEKKKIIRFVLEALPDWFAVEESREEYINDSADRSTFVAYDGDKPAGFLCLKETGKETVELAVMGVLKEYHRKGIGRKLFDMAKTFAVEKGYEFMQVKTVKMGMYDDYDATNRFYQALGFKEFEVFPMLWDEANPCQIYVMGLK; encoded by the coding sequence ATGATTATTAAACAGCTTAGTGATATCGATGAAAAAAAGAAAATCATAAGATTTGTTCTGGAAGCTTTACCAGACTGGTTTGCAGTAGAAGAATCCCGCGAAGAGTATATTAATGATAGTGCCGACCGGTCAACATTTGTAGCTTACGATGGCGACAAGCCTGCCGGATTTTTGTGTCTGAAAGAAACCGGCAAAGAAACCGTTGAGCTTGCAGTTATGGGAGTACTCAAGGAATATCACAGAAAAGGAATTGGTCGCAAGCTTTTTGATATGGCAAAGACTTTCGCAGTTGAAAAAGGTTATGAGTTTATGCAGGTAAAAACTGTAAAGATGGGAATGTATGATGATTATGACGCAACAAACCGTTTTTACCAGGCGCTCGGCTTTAAGGAGTTTGAAGTTTTCCCGATGCTTTGGGATGAAGCAAATCCGTGCCAGATTTATGTAATGGGATTAAAATAA
- a CDS encoding HD domain-containing protein, which translates to MKQLFTIDLKNYGADWKRSRRDSARAIIHIGDDKLALVYATKLGYYKFPGGGIHEGEDKIAALAREVQEEVGLVLVPESVREFGVASRYQKSGLAENTVFIQDNFYYECDVEHDENGNLKIISQNLDAYEDEAGFELRIVSIKEAALANRQYRDTNDFNIAMIARDARVLEMMAGVKSEPSRCMAELLLEEGVKKNPGPWREHSYAVARAAEKIARAVNQNCSEDKMNPDLAYVYGLLHDIGRQEGHTYIAHVYDGYHFLLSFGYEKAAQICLTHSFNLQITDDYIGKVDISDVQMEEIKSLLAAAVYDDYDRLIQILDATCGADGTLNLEDRMNDVKARYGYYPQGKWDKNFELKAYFEKLAGREYYEIISPQ; encoded by the coding sequence ATGAAGCAGCTTTTTACAATTGATTTAAAAAATTATGGCGCAGACTGGAAGCGTTCAAGACGCGATTCTGCTCGTGCAATTATTCATATTGGAGATGATAAACTCGCCCTTGTTTATGCAACTAAGCTTGGTTATTACAAATTTCCAGGTGGTGGTATTCATGAGGGAGAAGACAAGATTGCAGCATTGGCTCGTGAAGTACAGGAAGAAGTAGGGCTTGTTCTTGTGCCGGAAAGTGTGCGAGAGTTTGGCGTGGCTTCCCGTTATCAGAAATCCGGGCTGGCTGAAAATACGGTGTTTATTCAAGATAATTTTTATTATGAGTGTGATGTAGAACACGACGAGAACGGAAATCTCAAAATCATCAGCCAGAACCTGGACGCCTACGAAGACGAAGCTGGTTTTGAACTTCGCATAGTCTCTATAAAAGAAGCGGCACTTGCAAACCGCCAGTATCGCGACACAAACGATTTTAATATTGCAATGATTGCACGGGATGCACGGGTACTCGAAATGATGGCAGGTGTGAAGTCGGAGCCTTCACGCTGTATGGCAGAGCTTTTGCTCGAAGAAGGGGTAAAGAAAAATCCTGGTCCGTGGCGCGAACACAGTTATGCGGTTGCTCGGGCGGCGGAAAAAATTGCGCGGGCAGTAAATCAGAATTGCAGTGAAGATAAAATGAATCCAGACCTTGCATATGTTTACGGCCTTCTTCATGATATCGGCCGCCAGGAAGGACACACTTATATCGCCCACGTTTACGATGGTTATCATTTTCTGCTGTCATTCGGTTATGAAAAAGCCGCTCAAATCTGCCTGACTCATTCTTTTAATCTCCAGATTACAGATGATTATATTGGAAAAGTCGATATTTCTGATGTGCAGATGGAAGAAATCAAAAGTCTTCTTGCAGCCGCCGTATACGACGATTATGATCGTCTGATTCAGATTCTGGATGCTACCTGCGGTGCAGACGGCACTCTTAATCTTGAAGACCGCATGAACGACGTAAAAGCGCGGTACGGCTATTATCCTCAGGGTAAGTGGGATAAAAACTTTGAACTTAAAGCCTACTTCGAAAAGCTAGCCGGCCGCGAGTATTACGAAATCATTTCACCTCAATAA
- a CDS encoding FliM/FliN family flagellar motor switch protein yields MNAQKTGLLIYEMRTRKGLTQKELAEKCNVTDKAVSKWERGEGCPDVTVLPILAEIFGLEVESLMNGEIPLSQDVSGKTIKVYNFRQPDRYSRAMHRTLAILGDDICKAINQEFTALLNGRCEFSVGMVDQMVNIEFLRSIPKNCFFYDFDFANRGFTIEVDPQIAKVLMKQDFSKHEVITDFDLDVFKNYFLSKICKVLNEKTGLITDKVTASANTNLIRQEENRMMLLLGLTGKVDGTEGWINIQLSDTVIDDLLQNGWFNNFIPGKIKFQNLKNIKKKDSPDNVFIELGRFNPENVELEPGKILILEKKETEALDVVYENRVIHTGKTVSIDELFGIEIAETTQLSEIEYTEKDYISIQLGSASLKKEEIAALHQGSYITLKQRAGDPSLIIRAGKVIATGEICIADDNFAIRVIEVK; encoded by the coding sequence ATGAACGCACAGAAAACTGGATTATTGATTTATGAAATGAGAACAAGAAAAGGTCTCACTCAGAAGGAACTTGCAGAAAAATGCAATGTTACAGATAAAGCAGTTTCAAAATGGGAACGCGGCGAAGGCTGCCCTGATGTTACTGTTCTGCCGATACTTGCTGAAATCTTTGGTCTCGAAGTAGAAAGCCTTATGAATGGCGAGATTCCATTGAGTCAGGATGTAAGCGGAAAGACGATAAAGGTTTACAACTTCCGTCAGCCAGACAGATATTCACGAGCAATGCACCGTACACTCGCAATCCTTGGAGATGATATCTGTAAAGCAATCAATCAGGAATTTACAGCGCTTTTGAATGGCCGCTGCGAGTTCAGCGTTGGAATGGTAGATCAAATGGTGAACATTGAGTTTTTGCGCTCCATTCCAAAGAACTGCTTTTTCTATGATTTTGATTTCGCGAACAGAGGCTTTACAATTGAAGTTGACCCGCAGATAGCAAAAGTTCTTATGAAACAGGATTTTTCAAAGCATGAGGTAATTACAGATTTTGACCTTGATGTTTTTAAGAATTATTTTCTTAGTAAGATTTGCAAAGTGCTTAATGAAAAGACTGGGCTGATAACAGACAAGGTTACAGCTTCTGCAAATACAAATCTGATCCGTCAGGAAGAAAACCGAATGATGCTTCTTCTTGGACTCACTGGAAAAGTGGACGGTACAGAGGGCTGGATAAACATTCAGCTCAGCGACACAGTTATAGACGACCTGTTACAGAACGGCTGGTTTAATAATTTTATTCCGGGCAAAATTAAATTTCAAAATCTCAAAAACATCAAAAAGAAAGACTCTCCGGACAATGTTTTTATAGAGCTCGGACGTTTCAATCCTGAGAACGTTGAACTAGAACCTGGAAAAATTTTGATTCTCGAAAAAAAAGAAACAGAAGCCCTTGATGTTGTGTACGAAAACCGTGTAATTCATACCGGTAAGACCGTGAGCATTGATGAACTCTTTGGAATTGAGATTGCAGAAACAACACAGCTTTCAGAAATCGAATATACCGAAAAAGATTATATCTCGATTCAGCTCGGAAGCGCGTCATTGAAGAAGGAAGAAATCGCAGCACTGCACCAGGGCTCATACATCACCTTGAAGCAGCGTGCCGGTGATCCCTCACTGATTATCCGCGCCGGAAAAGTAATTGCCACCGGGGAAATTTGTATTGCCGATGACAATTTTGCGATACGGGTTATTGAGGTGAAATGA
- a CDS encoding DUF2087 domain-containing protein translates to MENVENLKTIVNSDGIIIRWPKKKEEKRAVLEYLITKFEKGCKYSELEVNMIIKKWHSFGDHSLLRRELYDAFLMDRSPDCSEYWVHETE, encoded by the coding sequence ATGGAAAATGTTGAAAATTTAAAAACAATTGTCAATTCTGATGGCATTATAATCCGATGGCCAAAAAAGAAAGAAGAAAAACGGGCAGTTCTTGAATATCTTATTACTAAATTTGAAAAAGGCTGTAAGTATTCTGAACTTGAAGTCAATATGATTATCAAAAAGTGGCATTCCTTCGGTGATCATTCGCTTTTACGTCGTGAGCTTTATGATGCTTTTTTAATGGATCGTTCTCCAGATTGTTCTGAATACTGGGTGCACGAAACTGAATAA
- a CDS encoding glycerophosphodiester phosphodiesterase family protein has protein sequence MKKIKIIGCCLSAVFAFFVIINIIPAKKFNSENVFINHNPGKPMLAAHRGGAITSPENTLMAYRNAVASYDIDIVESDIWITKDGKIVFSHDGTIDRMSDISLFDNTKDEHEIGDYTLDELKEFNFGYGFKDKKGNYPYRELVTVDQPDRREVLKESGLQILEVESLFKEFYTTKPDLLFIVEIKNGGEQGFKAVQALDDLLTNKYPEFKKNVVIGTFHDEISKDLRENHPDLLRGASTGDACRFIISHIFGVNIFSKADFACLQIPTSYKVKGVKISLDRKTFIKRAHRRNIAVQYWTINTAEEMRQLAALGCDCIMTDDPELFVEVAKEWK, from the coding sequence ATGAAAAAAATTAAAATTATTGGTTGCTGTCTGTCAGCTGTTTTTGCGTTCTTTGTGATTATCAATATAATTCCTGCAAAGAAATTTAATTCAGAAAATGTTTTTATAAATCATAATCCTGGAAAACCGATGCTTGCAGCTCATCGTGGCGGAGCTATTACCAGTCCGGAAAATACATTGATGGCATACCGTAATGCAGTTGCTTCATATGATATTGATATTGTTGAATCTGATATCTGGATTACAAAAGACGGAAAAATAGTTTTTTCTCATGATGGAACAATCGACAGAATGAGTGATATCAGTCTGTTTGATAATACAAAAGATGAGCATGAGATTGGAGATTATACATTAGACGAATTAAAGGAATTCAATTTTGGATATGGATTTAAGGATAAAAAAGGAAATTATCCTTATAGGGAACTAGTTACAGTTGATCAGCCGGATAGAAGAGAAGTATTAAAAGAAAGTGGACTTCAGATTCTTGAAGTAGAATCCTTGTTCAAGGAATTTTATACGACAAAACCAGATTTGTTGTTTATCGTAGAAATAAAAAATGGTGGTGAACAAGGTTTTAAGGCTGTACAGGCTTTAGATGATTTACTGACGAATAAATATCCAGAATTTAAAAAAAATGTAGTTATTGGTACCTTTCATGATGAAATATCAAAAGATTTGAGAGAAAATCATCCTGATCTCCTTCGGGGGGCTTCAACAGGAGATGCTTGTCGTTTTATTATTTCACATATTTTTGGGGTAAATATTTTTAGTAAAGCTGATTTTGCCTGTCTTCAGATTCCAACTTCTTACAAAGTAAAGGGAGTAAAAATTAGTCTTGATCGAAAAACATTCATAAAACGTGCACATCGTAGGAATATTGCGGTTCAATACTGGACCATCAATACAGCAGAAGAAATGCGACAGCTTGCAGCTTTAGGTTGTGATTGTATCATGACTGATGATCCCGAATTATTTGTTGAAGTTGCAAAGGAATGGAAATAA
- a CDS encoding histidine phosphatase family protein, with protein sequence MKSHIYITRHGESVWNVEGKVQGITDTPLTEKGIAQAHELAKKIKESGIKIDEVIHSPLSRAADTAKIVAEENGLPLSVEPRLIEQNFGEYEGHEWEKHPGVFHEAKKQFACDYNGGESMLRLGQRIYNLIDELKERSEKENKTFLLVTHGGIARMFHSYFFSETNEEFSSTNIDNCEVKEYEF encoded by the coding sequence ATGAAAAGTCACATTTACATCACACGTCACGGCGAATCTGTATGGAACGTTGAAGGAAAAGTTCAGGGAATTACAGATACGCCTCTTACAGAAAAAGGTATTGCTCAGGCTCATGAGCTTGCAAAAAAAATCAAAGAAAGCGGAATAAAGATTGATGAAGTAATTCACTCTCCATTAAGTCGTGCTGCTGATACTGCAAAAATTGTTGCGGAAGAAAACGGACTGCCACTCTCAGTTGAACCACGTCTTATTGAACAGAACTTCGGGGAATATGAAGGACACGAATGGGAAAAACATCCTGGAGTTTTTCACGAAGCAAAAAAGCAGTTTGCATGTGATTATAATGGTGGTGAGTCTATGCTCCGCCTTGGTCAGAGAATCTATAACCTTATTGATGAACTTAAAGAGCGCAGTGAAAAAGAAAATAAAACTTTCCTTCTGGTTACTCACGGCGGAATTGCCAGAATGTTTCATTCCTATTTCTTTTCAGAAACAAACGAAGAGTTCAGTTCTACAAATATAGATAACTGTGAAGTTAAGGAGTACGAGTTCTAA
- a CDS encoding HD domain-containing protein, whose protein sequence is MAIENFLESKNIRLDQQLRFTAEIDKMTSILRRTMLIDGSRRENDAEHSWHIAVMALIFAEYTVEPVDIARAVKMCVVHDLIEIYAGDTFAYDVAGNQDKAEREAASADKLFAQLPKEQGTEIRLLWEEFDAMQTPDAKYAACMDRLQPFLHNTLTEGHTWVESGTCRSSVEKRMAIIKNFMPEVYKWVEKNIDNAIEKGWLKA, encoded by the coding sequence GTGGCTATTGAAAATTTTCTGGAATCTAAAAATATCCGCCTTGACCAGCAGCTGCGCTTTACAGCTGAAATCGACAAGATGACTTCGATTCTGCGCCGTACCATGCTGATTGACGGTTCACGCCGCGAAAATGATGCAGAGCATTCCTGGCACATTGCTGTTATGGCTTTGATTTTTGCTGAATATACGGTTGAACCGGTTGATATTGCAAGAGCTGTAAAAATGTGCGTCGTTCACGATCTTATAGAAATCTATGCAGGCGATACCTTTGCCTATGATGTCGCAGGAAATCAGGATAAAGCTGAACGAGAAGCTGCTTCAGCAGACAAACTTTTTGCACAGCTTCCGAAAGAGCAGGGAACAGAAATCCGTTTGCTTTGGGAAGAGTTTGATGCTATGCAAACACCGGATGCAAAATACGCTGCCTGTATGGATCGCCTTCAGCCGTTCCTTCATAACACATTAACAGAAGGTCATACCTGGGTTGAAAGTGGAACCTGTCGTTCCTCCGTAGAAAAGCGTATGGCTATCATTAAGAACTTTATGCCTGAAGTTTACAAATGGGTTGAAAAAAATATCGATAACGCAATAGAAAAAGGCTGGCTAAAAGCTTAG
- a CDS encoding NUDIX hydrolase, with protein sequence MTDLEKKIGEIKVGYPDCCYQVGKNWFRYRAAAIIIENGCMLAVTNPTSPHYYSVGGGVNMNEKSEDCVVREVLEETGAAYEVDRLAVVCENLFLGKEDSLDGFNCHVLEFYYLMKSRGSKDVHSESYGWNNAKEELVWIPIEKLPETNIKPEFLKTRIPEILKNCSVLHIVNDER encoded by the coding sequence ATGACAGATTTAGAAAAGAAAATTGGTGAAATAAAAGTTGGTTACCCTGACTGCTGCTATCAGGTAGGTAAGAACTGGTTCCGTTACAGAGCCGCTGCAATTATTATTGAAAACGGATGTATGCTTGCGGTAACAAATCCAACATCGCCTCATTATTATTCTGTAGGCGGTGGAGTTAATATGAATGAAAAATCAGAAGACTGTGTTGTCCGCGAAGTTCTTGAAGAAACTGGTGCTGCTTATGAAGTGGACCGTCTTGCTGTAGTCTGTGAAAATCTTTTTCTTGGAAAAGAAGATAGCCTTGATGGGTTTAATTGCCACGTTCTGGAATTCTATTATCTTATGAAAAGCCGTGGTTCAAAAGATGTTCATTCAGAAAGCTATGGCTGGAATAATGCGAAGGAAGAACTTGTCTGGATTCCAATAGAAAAACTTCCTGAAACAAATATCAAACCAGAGTTTCTGAAAACCCGTATTCCTGAAATCTTAAAAAACTGCAGTGTACTTCACATCGTTAATGACGAACGTTAG
- a CDS encoding ATP-dependent nuclease produces MHEVTVRVKIPFLWGKTVFKKTNWSQINLIVGPNGSGKTLLAQNIAQQFEQAGYSVRFLKSDRNYSEQIVVLKNNEKIRAKIEKVLSSMFGKSITFIEDIDGTLIPIVENKAWNVEYMLEDAECHGLREIISLLVNLYDTTGDDCLFIDEPELHLHPQFQTFFMNEIRKEVSHSSRRMFFLISHSPFYIDLRTPEELTGVVVCHVNKAPTSIEELNDEDDSLFRRFLPRFNTYHKQFFFSDNQIFVEGYTDQQMFTYLLTFIENEYSAAGTGIIDVGGKDELGVFCKVCSLLGTNGRIITDLDSLFSGKLRDVANEDERVIGWLEKQKERQADFYNTIFSKKEVEQEITLSKLIFRLERYLIRISQELHKYFEVNKIPAKMQPLMEKLAQLREKHENAESVDTYKTVLLQGINNVGDEIAECLPQEVAETIPLIKNLAAFILAAAEAARIYILPKGCIEHYYTRTSIQYMPVSAKDRLFRNELEFIQDAHRKSVRKNYSELIELLEKAASKN; encoded by the coding sequence ATGCATGAAGTTACTGTACGTGTAAAAATTCCTTTTCTCTGGGGAAAGACCGTTTTCAAAAAAACAAACTGGTCGCAGATAAATCTGATTGTCGGACCAAACGGGAGCGGAAAGACACTTCTTGCACAGAATATTGCACAGCAGTTTGAGCAGGCTGGTTATTCAGTAAGATTTCTTAAATCTGACAGAAATTACAGCGAACAGATTGTGGTTCTCAAGAACAACGAAAAAATCCGTGCAAAGATTGAAAAAGTACTTTCAAGCATGTTTGGAAAATCCATTACCTTTATAGAAGATATTGATGGAACTTTAATTCCGATTGTAGAAAATAAAGCCTGGAATGTTGAATATATGCTCGAAGATGCAGAATGTCACGGACTTCGGGAAATCATTTCACTGCTTGTAAATCTTTATGATACTACCGGGGATGACTGCCTTTTTATTGATGAACCAGAACTGCACCTTCACCCTCAGTTCCAGACTTTCTTTATGAATGAAATAAGGAAGGAAGTTTCCCACAGTTCACGCCGCATGTTCTTTTTAATTTCTCACTCCCCTTTTTATATTGATTTAAGAACTCCTGAAGAACTCACAGGTGTAGTTGTATGTCATGTAAATAAAGCGCCCACAAGTATAGAAGAATTAAATGATGAAGACGATTCCCTGTTCCGACGTTTTCTTCCACGCTTTAATACTTACCACAAACAGTTCTTTTTTTCTGATAACCAGATTTTCGTGGAAGGTTATACAGATCAGCAGATGTTCACATATCTTCTTACTTTCATTGAAAATGAATATAGTGCGGCAGGAACAGGAATTATTGATGTGGGAGGAAAAGATGAGCTTGGAGTTTTCTGTAAAGTCTGTTCTCTGCTTGGAACAAATGGCCGTATTATAACAGACCTGGATTCTCTTTTTTCCGGCAAGCTTCGTGATGTTGCTAATGAAGATGAAAGGGTTATCGGCTGGCTTGAAAAACAAAAAGAAAGACAAGCTGATTTTTACAACACAATCTTTTCAAAAAAAGAAGTTGAACAGGAAATTACACTTAGCAAACTGATTTTCAGACTGGAACGATATCTTATCAGGATTTCTCAGGAACTGCATAAATATTTTGAAGTAAATAAGATTCCTGCAAAAATGCAGCCGCTTATGGAAAAATTGGCTCAACTCCGCGAAAAGCATGAAAATGCAGAAAGTGTAGATACCTATAAAACAGTTCTTTTACAGGGAATCAATAATGTTGGAGATGAGATTGCAGAATGCTTACCGCAAGAGGTAGCAGAGACAATTCCTCTTATAAAGAATCTTGCAGCCTTTATTCTTGCAGCAGCTGAAGCAGCAAGAATCTACATTCTTCCGAAAGGCTGTATCGAACACTATTATACAAGAACAAGCATTCAATACATGCCTGTTTCTGCAAAAGACAGATTGTTCCGAAATGAACTGGAGTTTATTCAGGACGCACACAGAAAATCAGTGCGCAAGAATTACAGCGAATTGATTGAACTCTTAGAAAAGGCTGCGAGTAAAAACTAA